In one window of Acidovorax sp. HDW3 DNA:
- a CDS encoding cell division protein ZipA C-terminal FtsZ-binding domain-containing protein — protein MSTLQLSLAIIGGIVLAVIVAYNAWNTHRNQPRRAQPESAPVPPPEADEALAPGLRAEPAFDAPFGASGVPVTPASRREPGLAEAPAGAMGVPPAALERDADDEDAAAQVLAASAAHAAPVHDALLQRAGAAHAKIHLDPLIDAMASLLVENLVSGEAALAAMPPTQRAGSKPFAIEGFNASSQLWEAPQPGQRYMAFQAGVQLANRTGALTQIEFSEFVAKTQAFCDSLGAAPEFPDMAHEVARARELDQFASGHDAQLSFLLCARQAAWSPGYVQQSAARLGFVAGAMPGLLQLPSSTPGHAPLLQLSFDQHAALADDMDQSAVRELNLSLDVPQVARAERPLERLREVAQALADSMDALLCDQDGTPLPSMAMDAIAADLEQLYDLLDGRELCAGSPLARRLFS, from the coding sequence ATGAGCACCTTGCAACTGAGTCTGGCAATCATTGGCGGCATTGTGTTGGCCGTGATCGTTGCCTACAACGCCTGGAACACCCACCGCAACCAACCGCGCCGTGCCCAGCCCGAGAGCGCCCCCGTACCGCCGCCCGAGGCGGATGAGGCACTGGCGCCCGGTCTGCGCGCCGAGCCCGCGTTCGACGCCCCTTTTGGCGCCAGCGGTGTGCCCGTCACGCCCGCCAGCCGGCGCGAGCCGGGCCTGGCCGAGGCCCCAGCCGGCGCCATGGGCGTGCCCCCGGCGGCTCTGGAGCGGGACGCAGACGACGAAGATGCAGCCGCGCAGGTGCTCGCCGCCAGCGCCGCGCACGCTGCGCCGGTGCACGATGCGCTGCTGCAGCGCGCGGGCGCCGCGCACGCCAAAATCCATCTCGACCCGCTGATCGACGCCATGGCCTCGCTGCTGGTTGAAAACCTGGTCTCTGGCGAAGCCGCCCTGGCCGCCATGCCCCCCACCCAGCGCGCGGGCAGCAAGCCCTTTGCCATCGAAGGCTTCAACGCCAGCAGCCAGCTGTGGGAGGCGCCGCAGCCAGGCCAGCGCTACATGGCCTTCCAGGCCGGGGTGCAGCTGGCCAACCGCACCGGGGCGCTGACGCAGATCGAGTTTTCTGAATTCGTCGCCAAGACCCAGGCGTTTTGCGACAGCCTGGGCGCCGCCCCCGAATTCCCCGACATGGCGCACGAAGTGGCGCGCGCACGCGAGCTTGACCAGTTCGCCAGCGGCCACGACGCCCAGCTCTCGTTCCTGCTCTGCGCCCGCCAGGCCGCCTGGAGCCCGGGCTACGTGCAGCAAAGCGCCGCGCGCCTGGGCTTTGTCGCTGGCGCCATGCCAGGGCTGCTGCAGCTGCCCAGCTCCACCCCCGGGCACGCGCCCCTGCTGCAGCTGTCGTTCGACCAGCACGCTGCCCTGGCCGACGACATGGACCAGTCGGCCGTGCGCGAACTCAACCTGAGCCTGGACGTGCCCCAGGTCGCGCGCGCCGAACGCCCGCTGGAGCGCTTGCGCGAAGTCGCCCAGGCCCTGGCCGATAGCATGGATGCGCTGCTGTGCGACCAGGACGGCACCCCCTTGCCCAGCATGGCAATGGACGCCATCGCCGCCGACCTGGAGCAGCTCTACGACCTGCTCGACGGGCGCGAGCTGTGCGCCGGCAGCCCGCTGGCGCGGCGCCTGTTCAGCTAA